In one Nocardia tengchongensis genomic region, the following are encoded:
- a CDS encoding fumarate reductase/succinate dehydrogenase flavoprotein subunit, which produces MPEVERHKYDVVVIGAGGAGLRAVIEAREHGLSVAVVCKSLFGKAHTVMAEGGCAAAMGNANSKDNWQTHFKDTMRGGKFLSNWRMAELHAQEAPDRVWELETYGALFDRTADGRISQRNFGGHTYPRLAHVGDRTGLEIIRTMQQKIVSLQQEDFAQTGDYEARIKIFAECTITELLKDGDKIAGAFGYWRESGRFVLFETPAVVIATGGVGKSYKVTSNSWEYTGDGHALALRAGASLINMEFLQFHPTGMVWPPSVKGILVTEGVRGDGGVLTNSDGKRFMFDYIPPVFKGQYAESIEEADQWLKDNDSARRTPDLLPRDEVARAINEEVKAGRGTPHGGVYLDISSRLPADQIVKRLPSMHHQFKELADVDITKEPMEVGPTCHYVMGGIEVDPDTQAAKVPGLFAAGECAGGLHGSNRLGGNSLSDLLVFGRRAGLGAATYVEELAARPKISDTDIAAAAKAAVTPFDPPDEGQGENPYTLHMDLQQTMNDLVGIIRKEGELKQAIEKLSELRDRYDHVTVEGHRQFNPGWHLAIDMRNMLLISECVAQAALLRTESRGGHTRDDHPGMDPAWRNQLLVCTIGEDEVGFSVPAVTVTSEPQIPMRAELLALFDRAELEKYYTPADLADLRDDAGKAE; this is translated from the coding sequence ATGCCTGAAGTAGAGCGGCACAAGTACGACGTCGTCGTGATCGGTGCCGGCGGTGCCGGTCTGCGTGCGGTGATCGAGGCCCGTGAGCACGGGCTGTCGGTGGCGGTGGTCTGCAAGTCCCTGTTCGGCAAGGCGCACACCGTCATGGCCGAGGGCGGCTGCGCGGCCGCCATGGGCAATGCCAACTCCAAGGACAACTGGCAGACCCATTTCAAGGACACCATGCGCGGGGGCAAGTTCCTCAGCAACTGGCGCATGGCCGAGCTGCACGCCCAGGAAGCTCCCGACCGCGTGTGGGAGCTGGAAACCTATGGGGCGCTGTTCGATCGGACCGCGGACGGGCGGATCAGCCAGCGCAACTTCGGCGGCCACACCTATCCGCGGCTGGCGCACGTCGGCGACCGCACCGGGCTCGAGATCATCCGCACCATGCAGCAGAAGATCGTCTCGCTGCAGCAGGAGGATTTCGCGCAGACCGGTGACTACGAGGCGCGCATCAAGATCTTCGCCGAATGCACCATCACCGAACTGCTCAAGGACGGCGACAAAATCGCCGGAGCCTTCGGGTACTGGCGCGAATCCGGGCGCTTCGTCCTGTTCGAGACGCCCGCGGTGGTGATCGCCACCGGCGGTGTCGGCAAGTCCTACAAGGTGACCTCGAACTCCTGGGAGTACACCGGCGACGGGCACGCGCTGGCGCTGCGCGCCGGGGCGTCGCTGATCAATATGGAGTTCCTGCAGTTCCATCCGACCGGCATGGTCTGGCCGCCGTCGGTGAAGGGCATCCTGGTCACCGAGGGCGTGCGCGGTGACGGTGGGGTGCTCACGAACTCCGACGGCAAGCGGTTCATGTTCGACTACATTCCGCCGGTGTTCAAGGGGCAGTATGCCGAGAGCATCGAAGAGGCGGACCAGTGGCTGAAGGACAACGACTCCGCCCGCCGCACCCCGGACCTGCTGCCCCGTGACGAGGTGGCCCGCGCCATCAACGAGGAAGTGAAGGCCGGACGCGGCACCCCGCACGGCGGCGTCTACCTGGACATCTCCTCCCGGCTGCCCGCCGACCAGATCGTCAAGCGGCTGCCGTCCATGCACCACCAGTTCAAGGAGCTGGCGGACGTGGACATCACGAAGGAGCCGATGGAGGTCGGGCCGACCTGCCACTACGTCATGGGCGGCATCGAGGTCGATCCCGACACCCAGGCGGCGAAGGTGCCCGGGTTGTTCGCGGCCGGCGAGTGCGCGGGCGGCCTGCACGGGTCCAACCGGCTGGGCGGCAACTCGCTGTCGGATCTGCTGGTGTTCGGCCGGCGCGCCGGATTGGGCGCGGCCACCTATGTGGAGGAGCTGGCGGCGCGGCCCAAGATCTCCGACACCGATATCGCGGCGGCCGCGAAAGCGGCTGTGACGCCGTTCGATCCGCCGGACGAGGGCCAGGGGGAGAACCCCTACACCCTGCACATGGACCTGCAGCAGACCATGAACGACCTGGTCGGCATCATCCGCAAGGAGGGTGAGCTGAAGCAGGCCATCGAGAAGCTGTCCGAACTGCGCGACCGCTACGACCACGTCACCGTGGAGGGCCACCGGCAGTTCAACCCGGGCTGGCACCTGGCCATCGACATGCGCAACATGCTGCTGATCAGCGAATGCGTTGCGCAGGCGGCGCTGTTGCGCACCGAGAGCCGCGGCGGCCACACCCGCGACGATCACCCGGGGATGGATCCGGCGTGGCGAAACCAGTTGCTGGTCTGCACCATCGGCGAGGACGAGGTCGGCTTCTCGGTGCCCGCGGTCACCGTCACCTCCGAGCCGCAGATCCCCATGCGCGCCGAACTGCTCGCCCTGTTCGACCGGGCGGAGCTCGAAAAGTACTACACCCCCGCCGATCTCGCGGACTTGCGGGACGACGCCGGAAAGGCGGAATAG
- a CDS encoding succinate dehydrogenase/fumarate reductase iron-sulfur subunit, whose protein sequence is MSYQAKFKVWRGDTEGGDLHDFTVEVNEGEVVLDIIHRLQATQAPDLAVRWNCKAGKCGSCSAEVNGRPRLLCMTRMSTFTEDEVVTVTPMRTFPVIRDLVTDVSFNYQKAREVPSFTPPVDLKPGDYRMQQADVERSQEFRKCIECFLCQNTCHVVRDHEENKHAFSGPRYLMRIAELEMHPLDVADRRELAQEDAGLGYCNITKCCTEVCPEHIKITDNALIPLKERVVDSKYDPIVWLGNKLFRR, encoded by the coding sequence ATGAGTTACCAGGCGAAGTTCAAGGTGTGGCGCGGCGATACCGAGGGCGGCGACCTGCACGACTTCACCGTGGAGGTGAACGAGGGCGAGGTGGTGCTCGACATCATCCACCGCCTGCAGGCCACACAGGCGCCGGATCTGGCGGTGCGCTGGAATTGCAAGGCGGGCAAGTGTGGTTCGTGCTCGGCCGAGGTGAACGGCCGGCCGCGGCTGCTGTGCATGACCCGGATGTCGACGTTCACCGAGGACGAAGTGGTGACGGTGACGCCGATGCGCACCTTCCCGGTGATTCGCGACCTGGTCACGGATGTGTCGTTCAACTATCAGAAGGCGCGTGAGGTGCCGTCGTTCACGCCGCCGGTGGATCTGAAACCGGGCGACTACCGGATGCAGCAGGCCGATGTGGAACGGTCGCAGGAATTCCGCAAGTGCATCGAATGCTTCCTGTGTCAGAACACTTGTCACGTGGTGCGTGATCACGAGGAGAACAAGCACGCATTCTCCGGCCCGCGATACCTGATGCGTATTGCAGAACTCGAAATGCATCCTCTCGATGTGGCCGACCGCCGTGAGCTGGCGCAGGAGGACGCGGGGCTGGGCTACTGCAATATCACCAAGTGCTGCACCGAAGTTTGCCCGGAGCACATCAAGATCACCGACAACGCCTTGATTCCGCTCAAGGAACGGGTCGTGGACAGCAAGTACGATCCGATCGTCTGGCTGGGCAACAAGCTCTTCCGGCGTTAG
- a CDS encoding DUF397 domain-containing protein has translation MSVEFSGARWFKSSRSGAGKECVEVAFLPAGRVGVRDSKNPLGPALVFGAQEWESFTAGVENGRFDR, from the coding sequence ATGAGTGTGGAGTTTTCCGGGGCCCGCTGGTTCAAGAGCAGCCGCAGCGGGGCCGGTAAGGAGTGCGTCGAGGTGGCGTTCCTGCCCGCGGGCCGGGTCGGCGTGCGGGACAGCAAGAATCCGCTGGGCCCGGCGCTGGTGTTCGGTGCGCAGGAGTGGGAGTCGTTCACCGCCGGCGTCGAAAACGGCCGCTTCGACCGGTGA
- a CDS encoding helix-turn-helix transcriptional regulator has translation MPEGPASSTLPRRQLGRYLRDWRIQAGLTIAEAAKLMEWGASTLQRLEKGNADRIRTIDIQELCRIYGIPAEIADGLKGLAQQAAVKSWWHSYGDLIPENFDVYVGLEASAQQLSCYQSELVPGLLQTSEYARALNHLGYPEETAAEVDRRVKLRMQRQAMITRRMHPAAVAMVLHESVLRRLVGGAKVMAAQVRHLAELSTRTNVALRILPFAAGVPLGLSTGPFVILEFGSDSKGHPVEPPVVYVEGFTGDLYLERQGDVQRYRRAQAGLERCALDVQDSRNLLRQVAKEYSA, from the coding sequence GTGCCAGAAGGTCCCGCGTCATCCACCCTGCCGCGCCGTCAGCTCGGGCGCTATCTACGCGACTGGCGCATCCAGGCCGGATTGACCATCGCCGAAGCCGCCAAGCTCATGGAGTGGGGCGCCAGCACGCTACAGCGGCTGGAGAAGGGCAACGCGGACCGCATCCGCACCATCGACATCCAGGAGCTGTGCCGGATCTACGGCATCCCGGCCGAAATCGCCGACGGGCTCAAGGGTTTGGCGCAGCAGGCCGCGGTCAAGAGCTGGTGGCACTCCTACGGCGACCTGATTCCGGAGAACTTCGACGTCTACGTGGGTCTGGAGGCATCCGCGCAGCAGTTGTCCTGCTACCAATCGGAATTGGTGCCCGGCCTGCTGCAGACCTCCGAGTACGCAAGGGCCCTGAACCACCTCGGCTACCCGGAAGAGACGGCGGCCGAGGTGGATCGGCGCGTCAAGCTGCGCATGCAGCGCCAGGCCATGATCACCCGCCGCATGCATCCGGCGGCCGTCGCCATGGTGTTGCACGAATCGGTATTGCGCCGCCTGGTGGGAGGTGCAAAGGTGATGGCGGCGCAGGTGCGGCACTTGGCGGAACTGAGCACCCGAACCAATGTCGCACTGCGTATCCTGCCCTTCGCCGCCGGTGTCCCGCTGGGACTTTCGACCGGTCCGTTCGTGATCCTGGAGTTCGGATCCGACAGCAAGGGGCATCCGGTGGAGCCCCCGGTGGTCTATGTGGAGGGGTTCACCGGCGATCTGTATCTCGAGAGGCAGGGCGACGTTCAGCGTTATCGCCGGGCGCAAGCGGGCCTGGAACGCTGCGCGTTGGACGTCCAGGACAGCAGAAACCTGCTGCGGCAGGTGGCGAAGGAGTATTCGGCATGA
- a CDS encoding N-acetyltransferase, whose amino-acid sequence MAFEEPDSPVCRTASLSDLDAIRALEVVEFEHLAYPYFVLRQLFELHGANWTVAENAGVVCGYVLTAVDGDGTAWFLGFAVASACRGRGFGRVLLEAALAQCRKVHAEQVYVTVKPGNRSAYHLYKEIGFAWVDHEVDYFGTDEPRDVLVHRIYH is encoded by the coding sequence TTGGCCTTCGAAGAGCCGGATAGTCCGGTATGCCGGACCGCGTCGTTGTCGGATCTGGACGCTATCCGGGCACTCGAGGTGGTCGAGTTCGAGCATCTCGCGTATCCGTATTTCGTTCTGCGGCAATTGTTCGAGTTACACGGAGCAAACTGGACGGTTGCTGAAAATGCGGGGGTGGTGTGCGGCTACGTGCTCACTGCCGTCGACGGTGACGGCACCGCCTGGTTTCTCGGCTTCGCCGTGGCCTCCGCCTGCCGGGGCCGCGGTTTCGGCCGCGTCTTACTGGAAGCCGCTCTGGCCCAATGTCGCAAGGTGCACGCCGAGCAGGTCTACGTGACGGTGAAGCCGGGTAATCGCTCCGCCTACCACCTCTACAAGGAGATCGGATTCGCCTGGGTCGATCACGAGGTCGACTACTTCGGCACCGATGAGCCGCGAGATGTGCTGGTGCACAGGATCTATCATTGA
- a CDS encoding SCO2521 family protein, whose protein sequence is MSDPLVLLGEVRTALLPNSGGLAAREASALLSLLPGQRVLMRERPLALAVSPSSPVGVDCRLATVSRSESRAIGTVAAHAVLVGGRVLQSSACSSVVRAADQHRRPWSHYLTRAGTVELVHRIGDDTSTAVDLTEGFLEGSGPTTLDLGSISERLLTRVRTDPRLDQDPPVHSGATRLRWAARVAPPVDGSARGRTLFAFRLEDENTRSVRIMVPTVRDLAGAQRFCEDLAIHDWLLSTLASALSDADRPRPESDSSKELAPLLEQLVHLWMPGAHTPPRLRELWTRLESDPGFTRQWTAQVGHLRDRLAVATLEALRSSKISTVQW, encoded by the coding sequence ATGAGCGATCCGCTGGTCCTGCTGGGGGAGGTGCGCACGGCGCTGCTGCCGAATTCGGGGGGACTGGCGGCCCGGGAGGCGTCGGCGCTGCTGTCGTTGCTGCCCGGACAGCGGGTACTGATGCGGGAACGTCCACTGGCGCTGGCGGTCTCACCGAGCTCGCCGGTGGGCGTGGACTGCCGGCTGGCCACGGTGTCGCGGTCGGAGAGCCGCGCCATCGGCACGGTGGCCGCGCACGCCGTCCTGGTGGGCGGCCGGGTGCTGCAGAGTTCGGCCTGTTCGAGCGTGGTGCGGGCGGCCGATCAGCACCGGCGGCCGTGGTCGCACTATCTGACCCGGGCCGGGACGGTGGAGCTGGTGCACCGGATCGGCGACGACACCTCGACGGCGGTCGATCTGACCGAGGGCTTCCTGGAGGGCTCGGGCCCCACCACCCTGGATCTGGGTTCGATCAGCGAACGGCTGCTCACCCGGGTGCGCACCGATCCGCGCCTGGATCAGGATCCGCCGGTGCACTCGGGTGCGACGCGACTGCGCTGGGCCGCGCGGGTGGCGCCGCCGGTGGACGGCAGTGCGCGGGGCCGGACCCTGTTCGCGTTCCGGCTGGAGGACGAGAACACCCGGTCGGTCCGGATAATGGTGCCGACCGTCCGGGATCTCGCTGGGGCGCAACGCTTCTGCGAGGACCTGGCGATCCACGACTGGCTGCTGTCCACCCTCGCCTCGGCGCTGTCGGACGCCGACCGGCCCCGGCCGGAAAGCGATTCGTCCAAAGAGCTCGCGCCCCTGCTCGAACAACTCGTGCACCTGTGGATGCCGGGCGCGCACACCCCGCCCCGGCTGCGGGAACTGTGGACCCGGCTGGAATCGGATCCCGGCTTCACCCGGCAGTGGACCGCCCAGGTGGGGCACCTGCGCGACCGGCTGGCGGTGGCCACCCTGGAGGCGCTGCGCAGTTCGAAGATCAGCACCGTCCAGTGGTGA
- a CDS encoding SCO2522 family protein: MSSATDYSEAGERNRVAGQPLSHLSIEVGHFYMDELVNGVDRIRAQLRKVAPIVDTQIAAAEAEFGPGARVSTCFLVDDYFWSRTPARSRDARRTADPRHVLEKLLTAAEECGVRIDYLAREAGCAEVPSFRDGEPVGEPVRLAEMMSARIVAEPERDSTGRRPPTVESGWLCNGRRSSEYDAGQAMRIARYRPPEEFGARNHSIFLDVQLWSRQLEEVAGRREEHILWSCPFLASIWQLLRLGMIRDEGAMVAAPVPWDDPWPEEWSRLPAVVQLNPQAKPFAAYRALSVLPYSYLGIEHAVRVILDHLQLDDDVQAKLAERGAGERIPVEVPRQATRRLNHIFLGDV, from the coding sequence ATGAGCTCCGCGACCGACTACAGCGAGGCCGGTGAACGCAATCGGGTGGCCGGGCAACCGCTCTCGCACCTGTCCATCGAGGTCGGGCACTTCTACATGGACGAGCTGGTCAACGGCGTCGACCGGATCCGCGCGCAGCTGCGCAAGGTGGCCCCGATCGTCGACACCCAGATCGCGGCGGCCGAGGCCGAATTCGGGCCGGGCGCGCGGGTCAGCACCTGCTTCCTGGTCGACGACTACTTCTGGAGCCGCACCCCGGCCCGATCCCGCGACGCCCGCCGCACCGCCGACCCCCGGCACGTGCTGGAGAAGCTGCTCACCGCGGCCGAGGAATGCGGGGTGCGCATCGACTATCTGGCGCGCGAGGCGGGGTGCGCGGAGGTGCCGTCGTTCCGGGACGGCGAACCGGTCGGCGAACCGGTGCGGCTGGCGGAGATGATGTCGGCCCGCATCGTGGCCGAACCCGAGCGCGACAGCACCGGCCGCCGCCCGCCGACGGTCGAATCCGGCTGGCTGTGCAACGGCCGCCGATCCTCGGAATACGATGCCGGACAAGCCATGCGGATCGCGCGCTACCGGCCGCCGGAGGAGTTCGGCGCCCGCAATCACTCCATCTTCCTGGACGTGCAGTTGTGGAGCCGTCAGCTCGAGGAGGTGGCCGGGCGGCGCGAGGAACACATCCTGTGGTCCTGCCCGTTCCTGGCATCGATCTGGCAGTTGTTGCGGCTGGGGATGATTCGCGACGAGGGCGCCATGGTGGCCGCGCCGGTGCCGTGGGACGATCCGTGGCCCGAGGAGTGGTCGCGGCTGCCCGCGGTGGTGCAGCTGAACCCGCAGGCCAAACCTTTCGCGGCGTACCGCGCGCTGTCCGTGCTGCCCTACAGCTATCTGGGCATCGAGCACGCGGTCCGGGTGATCCTCGACCACCTGCAACTCGACGACGATGTGCAGGCCAAGCTCGCCGAACGCGGTGCGGGCGAACGGATTCCGGTGGAGGTGCCGCGTCAGGCCACCCGCCGGTTGAACCATATCTTCCTCGGGGACGTCTGA
- a CDS encoding SCO2523 family variant P-loop protein, with protein MTVLVFSASDKGGTGRSVTSCNMAYWLSMKGHKVAYLDFDFGSPTAGGTFEISRIDNGVRDGTGLHAYLLNENGSPARLSVRSETDRMELSRSRHPSGRLVLFPGDLGGSEFTTLDERMIDRCAALFATCEQEFDVTFVDLSAGRSIALALALSATREPQLSRAVCRWLIFHRWTRQHIAAARGLVHDEHGVLATGEAWGHDRTALLNSLRFVRIAVPELNHTAGLRPAQAAWLQEQHNTLTRAANRHGMGPSGILGQTPVEPMLQCREQVILDVDVAAHVANVETVDAFRTLTEKLMNDAVWEQVEVRR; from the coding sequence GTGACCGTGCTCGTGTTCTCCGCGTCCGACAAGGGCGGCACCGGCCGCTCGGTGACCAGCTGCAATATGGCGTACTGGCTGAGCATGAAGGGCCACAAGGTCGCCTACCTGGACTTCGACTTCGGATCCCCCACCGCGGGCGGCACTTTCGAGATCAGCCGGATCGACAACGGCGTCCGGGACGGGACGGGCCTGCACGCCTACCTGCTCAACGAGAACGGTTCGCCCGCGCGGCTGAGTGTGCGCTCGGAGACCGACCGCATGGAGCTGAGCCGATCCCGGCATCCGTCGGGCCGGCTGGTGCTGTTCCCCGGTGACCTCGGCGGCTCCGAGTTCACCACCCTCGACGAGCGCATGATCGACCGCTGCGCCGCCCTGTTCGCCACCTGCGAGCAGGAATTCGACGTCACCTTCGTGGATCTGAGCGCGGGCCGGTCCATCGCGCTGGCCCTCGCGCTCAGCGCCACCCGGGAGCCGCAACTGTCCCGGGCGGTGTGCCGCTGGCTCATCTTCCACCGCTGGACCCGCCAGCACATCGCGGCCGCCCGCGGCCTGGTGCACGACGAACACGGCGTACTGGCCACCGGCGAAGCGTGGGGTCACGACCGCACCGCTCTGCTGAACTCGCTGCGCTTCGTCCGCATCGCGGTGCCCGAACTCAACCACACCGCGGGCCTGCGCCCGGCCCAGGCGGCCTGGCTGCAGGAACAACACAACACCCTGACCCGCGCGGCCAACCGGCACGGCATGGGTCCGAGCGGGATACTGGGTCAGACCCCGGTGGAACCGATGCTGCAATGCCGGGAGCAGGTGATCCTGGACGTGGATGTCGCCGCCCACGTGGCCAATGTCGAGACCGTGGACGCGTTCCGCACGCTCACCGAGAAACTCATGAACGACGCCGTCTGGGAACAGGTGGAGGTACGCAGATGA
- a CDS encoding SCO2524 family protein produces the protein MRIKPREQILGVWRSLLTACYQDETWVWGGRNGSNSISDAEQLLCLLYPATEIDGFGLERPDEIAADIRQVLSPLGDDGLRIGERVVWLLEQYIDRHTDRNPETGAELPNFAAGSYLASSDGTDPTPSQRALDVVDSYSMSLTLCLAALKFLRGFSGPVAEMTVGRRLKLAVELGPRIERLDARINARLTAAMVGLIRSFVVNTVKPKSRAGQAMLSMLNQTGSSPDTVVRAVQDRLDRVRIRLRNDATLSQVEGVDLDSYDMLFECGWSWAIVRKAAAIDFVDMPIAEQPGYAIARPYLHFTVVALDGINDLTSQRTRELDLLDGQQRRLAEALQLRWDLAQRYWAAVARFGTGRWPLEDIPWRTSDGEESDYFSLIVSAVLMQDLLNREANDDDLDRAATIFDELARRGRIIRRFTAGDPARIMHTPGISLRLLGSEELDGPLLLWTVSDYATVLLKRTLQAARLSGTIETRDQLMALAQATMDHLDLRAFREGPATGLWDDPSRIFGGTESHLPSWYLTERVVECMVTAARMYREPPLRSPNSVTRAMELLTEAEHLLNREMLELSETDMSAGRTALALAEQRLERARKLIDERPGTAVSLASQALMELDELAYARFDATRSV, from the coding sequence ATGAGAATCAAGCCACGGGAACAGATCCTCGGAGTCTGGCGGTCGCTGCTGACCGCGTGCTACCAGGACGAGACCTGGGTCTGGGGCGGCCGCAACGGCTCCAACTCCATCAGTGACGCCGAACAGCTGCTCTGCCTGCTGTACCCGGCCACCGAGATCGACGGCTTCGGGCTGGAACGCCCCGACGAGATCGCCGCCGACATCCGTCAGGTGTTGTCCCCGCTGGGCGATGACGGCCTGCGGATCGGCGAACGGGTGGTCTGGCTGCTCGAGCAGTACATCGACCGCCACACCGACCGGAATCCGGAGACCGGCGCCGAACTGCCGAACTTCGCCGCGGGCAGCTATCTGGCCTCCTCCGACGGCACCGATCCGACCCCGTCGCAGCGCGCCCTCGACGTGGTCGACTCCTATTCGATGTCGCTGACCCTGTGCCTGGCCGCGCTGAAGTTCCTGCGCGGCTTCAGCGGACCCGTCGCGGAGATGACGGTGGGTCGCCGGCTCAAGCTCGCGGTCGAACTCGGCCCGCGCATCGAACGGCTCGACGCCCGGATCAATGCCCGGCTCACCGCCGCCATGGTGGGCCTGATCCGCAGCTTCGTGGTGAACACGGTGAAGCCCAAGTCCCGTGCCGGACAGGCCATGCTGTCGATGCTGAACCAGACCGGCAGTTCCCCCGACACCGTGGTGCGCGCGGTGCAGGACCGCCTGGACCGGGTCCGGATCCGACTACGCAACGACGCCACGCTCAGCCAGGTCGAGGGCGTCGACCTGGACAGCTACGACATGCTCTTCGAATGCGGCTGGAGCTGGGCCATCGTGCGCAAGGCCGCCGCCATCGACTTCGTGGACATGCCGATCGCCGAGCAGCCCGGCTACGCCATCGCCCGGCCCTACCTGCATTTCACGGTGGTGGCGCTGGACGGCATCAACGACCTCACCTCGCAGCGCACCCGCGAGCTGGACCTGCTCGACGGTCAGCAGCGGCGGCTGGCCGAGGCGTTGCAGCTGCGCTGGGATCTGGCCCAGCGGTACTGGGCGGCGGTGGCGCGCTTCGGCACCGGGCGCTGGCCGCTGGAGGACATTCCGTGGCGCACCTCCGACGGCGAGGAGTCGGACTACTTCAGTCTCATCGTGTCCGCGGTGCTCATGCAGGACCTGCTCAACCGCGAGGCCAATGACGACGATCTGGATCGCGCGGCGACCATCTTCGACGAGCTGGCGCGCCGCGGCCGCATCATCCGTCGCTTCACCGCCGGCGATCCCGCCCGCATCATGCACACGCCCGGCATCAGCCTGCGGCTGCTGGGCAGTGAGGAACTCGACGGCCCGCTGCTGCTGTGGACCGTATCCGATTACGCCACCGTGCTTTTGAAGCGTACCCTGCAGGCCGCGCGACTCTCCGGCACCATCGAGACCCGCGATCAGCTGATGGCGCTGGCCCAGGCCACCATGGACCACCTCGACCTGCGCGCCTTCCGGGAGGGCCCGGCCACCGGCCTGTGGGACGACCCCAGTCGCATCTTCGGCGGCACCGAATCACACCTGCCGTCCTGGTATCTCACCGAGCGCGTGGTCGAGTGCATGGTGACCGCCGCCCGCATGTACCGGGAACCGCCGCTGCGGTCGCCGAATTCGGTGACCCGGGCGATGGAACTGCTGACCGAGGCCGAGCACCTGCTCAATCGGGAGATGCTGGAACTCAGCGAAACCGACATGTCGGCGGGCCGCACCGCGCTCGCCCTGGCCGAACAACGGCTGGAACGGGCCCGCAAGCTCATCGACGAACGCCCGGGCACCGCCGTCAGTCTCGCCTCGCAGGCCCTCATGGAACTGGACGAGCTCGCCTACGCCCGGTTCGACGCCACCAGGAGCGTGTGA
- a CDS encoding carbohydrate ABC transporter permease — protein MDRTARRTTAEHRQAAVGYTLLLPSLIGVGCFLLLPIAVVLWLSLHSWNLLGPIRFTGWDNWRSVLTDRQFGHSILVTLALTALVVPAQTALGFVVAALLARRGPGGTVLRVVYALPWMCAPVAVGVVWQWIFAPTGGALNAVLGRRVEWLSSPALALPAVATVIIWMNVGYVALFFVAGIRAIPAEILDAGALDGAVGWRRVRWLILPLLRPTMFFVLVTGVLSVFQTFDAVYALTKGGPGHSTDVVAMRMYSEAFDAAHPGRAAVMAVVVFAVMFVITVAQHRYFRNRTSYEY, from the coding sequence ATGGACCGGACGGCCCGCCGCACGACGGCCGAGCACAGACAGGCGGCGGTCGGCTACACCCTGCTGCTGCCGAGCCTGATCGGGGTCGGCTGCTTTCTGCTGCTGCCGATCGCGGTGGTGCTGTGGCTGAGCCTGCACAGCTGGAATCTGCTGGGGCCCATCCGATTCACCGGGTGGGACAACTGGCGATCGGTGCTCACGGACCGGCAATTCGGGCATTCGATCCTGGTGACGCTGGCCCTGACCGCCCTGGTGGTGCCCGCCCAGACAGCGCTGGGCTTCGTCGTGGCGGCGCTGCTCGCGCGGCGCGGGCCGGGCGGGACCGTGCTGCGCGTCGTGTACGCCCTGCCGTGGATGTGCGCGCCGGTGGCGGTCGGCGTGGTCTGGCAGTGGATCTTCGCGCCGACCGGCGGGGCGCTGAACGCCGTCCTGGGACGGCGGGTGGAGTGGCTGAGCTCGCCGGCGCTCGCACTGCCGGCGGTCGCGACCGTGATCATCTGGATGAATGTCGGCTATGTGGCACTGTTCTTCGTCGCCGGGATCCGGGCCATCCCGGCCGAGATCCTCGACGCGGGCGCGCTCGACGGCGCCGTGGGCTGGCGGCGGGTGCGCTGGCTGATCCTGCCGCTGCTGCGACCGACCATGTTCTTCGTGCTGGTCACCGGCGTGCTGAGCGTCTTCCAGACCTTCGACGCCGTGTACGCCCTGACCAAGGGCGGCCCCGGGCACAGCACCGATGTCGTTGCCATGCGGATGTATTCGGAGGCGTTCGACGCCGCCCATCCCGGGCGGGCCGCGGTGATGGCGGTGGTGGTGTTCGCGGTCATGTTCGTGATCACGGTGGCGCAGCACCGGTACTTCCGGAATCGGACCAGCTATGAATACTGA